Proteins from a genomic interval of Spea bombifrons isolate aSpeBom1 chromosome 4, aSpeBom1.2.pri, whole genome shotgun sequence:
- the RFX1 gene encoding MHC class II regulatory factor RFX1 isoform X3 has translation MATQAYVTELQSTPPASAQAAPQQYVAELQVAPQTPTPTPQPGAPQTPAPQQYIVVTVSEGSMRASDGELSPGGSAAAQVAVPTQVVQQVQAAQQRLVVQTTPQASKAAQVSLAVHTVQQPAHSPTECSVVQTTPQPQKSPPVHQLTIQGMQHVQGTPEVQQLQQVPVQHVYPGQVQYVEGGDASYTASTIRSGSYTYTETPLYSQATGSTYYESPSGAGQVSSPTSSPAVASSPSVPMYVSGGQILANATPATASGGTGGGGGGTGSGTYVIQGGFIMGSSTQSYSHTTRASPATVQWLLDNYETAEGVSLPRSTLYCHYLLHCQEQKLEPVNAASFGKLIRSVFMGLRTRRLGTRGNSKYHYYGLRIKASSPLLRLMEDQQHLAMRQQPFSQKQRSKPFQKMEGMSNGVAASQQQPSGLSDISSQVQQYQQFLDATKTLPEFAEIDLQGKSLPDGITLANIKAFQLLYREHCEAIVDVVVNLQFTLVETLWKTFWRFNQTQHNDSTVDDEAEKRLPKDCLVLLSKYEPLLKWCRDCDHLLYQGLVETLIPDVLRPIPSALTQAIRNFAKSLESWLTSAMMNIPEEMVRIKVGAASAFAQTLRRYTSLNHLAQAARAVLQNTAQINQMLSDLNRVDFTNVQEQASWVCRCADRVVQRLEQDFKMTLMQQSSLEQWAVWLDSVVTQVLKPYQGNPGFPKAAKLFLLKWSFYSSMVIRDLTLRSAASFGSFHLIRLLYDEYMYYLIEHRVAQARGETPIAVMGEFANAGSSLQPMDPDKDEEEEEDDESDEELTQELPLNPSDPSNPLGSDSLEPPAKLARTDSQGIFVQVSPNS, from the exons ATGGCTACCCAGGCCTACGTGACGGAACTCCAGTCAACCCCGCCGGCGTCGGCACAGGCTGCTCCCCAGCAATATGTAGCCGAGCTGCAGGTGGCGCCACAGACCCCCACCCCGACTCCCCAACCCGGGGCTCCGCAGACCCCGGCCCCTCAGCAGTACATTGTGGTGACCGTGTCAG aagGATCCATGAGGGCCAGCGATGGAGAACTCAGTCCTGGAGGATCCGCTGCTGCGCAGGTTGCGGTGCCAACGCAGGTGGTGCAGCAAGTGCAGGCGGCACAGCAG CGTCTGGTGGTGCAGACTACCCCGCAGGCCAGCAAGGCGGCGCAGGTCTCCCTGGCGGTGCATACCGTCCAGCAACCGGCACACTCCCCGACTGAG TGCTCGGTGGTACAGACAACACCCCAGCCTCAAAAGTCTCCCCCTGTCCACCAGCTGACTATCCAGGGGATGCAGCACGTCCAGGGGACCCCAGAG GTCCAGCAGTTGCAGCAGGTCCCAGTACAACACGTGTACCCCGGCCAAGTTCAGTACGTCGAGGGAGGAGACGCGAGCTACACCGCAAGCACCAT ccgCTCCGGATCATACACTTACACCGAGACCCCCTTGTACAGCCAGGCCACGGGATCCACTTACTACGAGTCTCCGAGCGGTGCAGGCCAGGTCAGCTCACCCACCTCGTCTCCGGCTGTAGCCAGCAGCCCCTCTGTTCCCATGTAcgtatctggggggcagatccTCGCCAATGCCACCCCAGCCACTGCTTCTGGGGGAACTGGAGGAGGTGGCGGAGGAACGGGATCTGGGACCTATGTGATCCAAGGTGGATTCATAATGGGCAGTTCTACTCAGTCCTACTCTCACACCACACGTGCCTCCCCTGCCACG GTGCAGTGGTTGCTGGACAATTACGAGACCGCGGAAGGGGTGAGCCTCCCTCGCAGCACTCTGTATTGCCACTACCTGCTGCACTGCCAGGAGCAGAAGCTGGAACCCGTCAATGCTGCCTCCTTCGGAAAGCTCATACGGTCCGTCTTCATGGGGCTGAGGACACGCCGGCTGGGCACCAG GGGGAACTCCAAATATCACTATTACGGCTTACGGATCAAAGCCAGCTCTCCGCTACTGCGCCTGATGGAGGACCAGCAGCACCTCGCCATGCGCCAGCAACCGTTCTCCCAGAAACAGAG GTCAAAGCCATTCCAGAAAATGGAGGGGATGAGTAACGGGGTCGCGGCCTCCCAGCAGCAGCCGTCAGGCCTGTCCGATATCAGCTCCCAGGTGCAGCAGTACCAGCAGTTTCTGG ATGCCACCAAGACTTTGCCAGAATTTGCAGAGATAGATCTACAAGGAAAGTCGCTCCCTGATGGAATCACCCTCGCCAACATAAAGGCCTTTCAGCTGCTGTATCGGGAGCACTGCGAG GCTATCGTGGATGTGGTGGTGAACCTGCAGTTCACGCTGGTGGAGACCCTTTGGAAAACATTCTGGCGGTTCAACCAGACCCAGCACAACGACAGCACAGT CGATGACGAGGCGGAGAAGCGCTTACCCAAGGACTGTCTTGTGCTTTTGTCCAAATACGAGCCTTTACTGAAGTGGTGCCGGGACTGCGATCACCTCCTCTACCAGGGCTTAGTAGAGACCCTCATACCAGACGTTCTGCGCCCCATCCCCA GTGCCCTCACGCAAGCCATACGCAACTTTGCCAAGAGCCTGGAGAGCTGGCTAACGAGCGCCATGATGAACATCCCCGAAGAGATGGTGCGCATCAAG GTTGGTGCTGCAAGTGCCTTCGCCCAAACACTGCGCCGTTACACTTCGCTAAATCACCTGGCGCAGGCGGCTCGGGCCGTGCTTCAGAACACCGCACAGATCAACCAGATGCTTAGCGATCTCAACCGCGTGGACTTCACCAACGTACAG GAGCAGGCCTCCTGGGTCTGTCGTTGCGCGGACCGCGTGGTCCAGCGGCTGGAGCAGGATTTCAAGATGACGCTGATGCAGCAGAGCTCCCTGGAGCAATGGGCAGTCTGGCTCGACAGCGTCGTCACCCAAGTGCTCAAACCGTACCAGGGGAACCCAGGCTTCCCCAAAGCTGCCAAACTTTTTCTGCTGAAATGGTCGTTCTACAG CTCCATGGTGATCCGCGATCTGACCCTGAGAAGCGCCGCCAGCTTCGGTTCGTTCCACTTAATCCGCCTGCTGTACGATGAGTACATGTATTATCTGATCGAGCACCGCGTGGCACAGGCGCGCGGGGAGACCCCCATTGCCGTCATGGGAGAG
- the RFX1 gene encoding MHC class II regulatory factor RFX1 isoform X5, protein MATQAYVTELQSTPPASAQAAPQQYVAELQVAPQTPTPTPQPGAPQTPAPQQYIVVTVSEGSMRASDGELSPGGSAAAQVAVPTQVVQQVQAAQQRLVVQTTPQASKAAQVSLAVHTVQQPAHSPTEVQQLQQVPVQHVYPGQVQYVEGGDASYTASTIRSGSYTYTETPLYSQATGSTYYESPSGAGQVSSPTSSPAVASSPSVPMYVSGGQILANATPATASGGTGGGGGGTGSGTYVIQGGFIMGSSTQSYSHTTRASPATVQWLLDNYETAEGVSLPRSTLYCHYLLHCQEQKLEPVNAASFGKLIRSVFMGLRTRRLGTRGNSKYHYYGLRIKASSPLLRLMEDQQHLAMRQQPFSQKQRSKPFQKMEGMSNGVAASQQQPSGLSDISSQVQQYQQFLDATKTLPEFAEIDLQGKSLPDGITLANIKAFQLLYREHCEAIVDVVVNLQFTLVETLWKTFWRFNQTQHNDSTVDDEAEKRLPKDCLVLLSKYEPLLKWCRDCDHLLYQGLVETLIPDVLRPIPSALTQAIRNFAKSLESWLTSAMMNIPEEMVRIKVGAASAFAQTLRRYTSLNHLAQAARAVLQNTAQINQMLSDLNRVDFTNVQEQASWVCRCADRVVQRLEQDFKMTLMQQSSLEQWAVWLDSVVTQVLKPYQGNPGFPKAAKLFLLKWSFYSSMVIRDLTLRSAASFGSFHLIRLLYDEYMYYLIEHRVAQARGETPIAVMGEFANAGSSLQPMDPDKDEEEEEDDESDEELTQELPLNPSDPSNPLGSDSLEPPAKLARTDSQGIFVQVSPNS, encoded by the exons ATGGCTACCCAGGCCTACGTGACGGAACTCCAGTCAACCCCGCCGGCGTCGGCACAGGCTGCTCCCCAGCAATATGTAGCCGAGCTGCAGGTGGCGCCACAGACCCCCACCCCGACTCCCCAACCCGGGGCTCCGCAGACCCCGGCCCCTCAGCAGTACATTGTGGTGACCGTGTCAG aagGATCCATGAGGGCCAGCGATGGAGAACTCAGTCCTGGAGGATCCGCTGCTGCGCAGGTTGCGGTGCCAACGCAGGTGGTGCAGCAAGTGCAGGCGGCACAGCAG CGTCTGGTGGTGCAGACTACCCCGCAGGCCAGCAAGGCGGCGCAGGTCTCCCTGGCGGTGCATACCGTCCAGCAACCGGCACACTCCCCGACTGAG GTCCAGCAGTTGCAGCAGGTCCCAGTACAACACGTGTACCCCGGCCAAGTTCAGTACGTCGAGGGAGGAGACGCGAGCTACACCGCAAGCACCAT ccgCTCCGGATCATACACTTACACCGAGACCCCCTTGTACAGCCAGGCCACGGGATCCACTTACTACGAGTCTCCGAGCGGTGCAGGCCAGGTCAGCTCACCCACCTCGTCTCCGGCTGTAGCCAGCAGCCCCTCTGTTCCCATGTAcgtatctggggggcagatccTCGCCAATGCCACCCCAGCCACTGCTTCTGGGGGAACTGGAGGAGGTGGCGGAGGAACGGGATCTGGGACCTATGTGATCCAAGGTGGATTCATAATGGGCAGTTCTACTCAGTCCTACTCTCACACCACACGTGCCTCCCCTGCCACG GTGCAGTGGTTGCTGGACAATTACGAGACCGCGGAAGGGGTGAGCCTCCCTCGCAGCACTCTGTATTGCCACTACCTGCTGCACTGCCAGGAGCAGAAGCTGGAACCCGTCAATGCTGCCTCCTTCGGAAAGCTCATACGGTCCGTCTTCATGGGGCTGAGGACACGCCGGCTGGGCACCAG GGGGAACTCCAAATATCACTATTACGGCTTACGGATCAAAGCCAGCTCTCCGCTACTGCGCCTGATGGAGGACCAGCAGCACCTCGCCATGCGCCAGCAACCGTTCTCCCAGAAACAGAG GTCAAAGCCATTCCAGAAAATGGAGGGGATGAGTAACGGGGTCGCGGCCTCCCAGCAGCAGCCGTCAGGCCTGTCCGATATCAGCTCCCAGGTGCAGCAGTACCAGCAGTTTCTGG ATGCCACCAAGACTTTGCCAGAATTTGCAGAGATAGATCTACAAGGAAAGTCGCTCCCTGATGGAATCACCCTCGCCAACATAAAGGCCTTTCAGCTGCTGTATCGGGAGCACTGCGAG GCTATCGTGGATGTGGTGGTGAACCTGCAGTTCACGCTGGTGGAGACCCTTTGGAAAACATTCTGGCGGTTCAACCAGACCCAGCACAACGACAGCACAGT CGATGACGAGGCGGAGAAGCGCTTACCCAAGGACTGTCTTGTGCTTTTGTCCAAATACGAGCCTTTACTGAAGTGGTGCCGGGACTGCGATCACCTCCTCTACCAGGGCTTAGTAGAGACCCTCATACCAGACGTTCTGCGCCCCATCCCCA GTGCCCTCACGCAAGCCATACGCAACTTTGCCAAGAGCCTGGAGAGCTGGCTAACGAGCGCCATGATGAACATCCCCGAAGAGATGGTGCGCATCAAG GTTGGTGCTGCAAGTGCCTTCGCCCAAACACTGCGCCGTTACACTTCGCTAAATCACCTGGCGCAGGCGGCTCGGGCCGTGCTTCAGAACACCGCACAGATCAACCAGATGCTTAGCGATCTCAACCGCGTGGACTTCACCAACGTACAG GAGCAGGCCTCCTGGGTCTGTCGTTGCGCGGACCGCGTGGTCCAGCGGCTGGAGCAGGATTTCAAGATGACGCTGATGCAGCAGAGCTCCCTGGAGCAATGGGCAGTCTGGCTCGACAGCGTCGTCACCCAAGTGCTCAAACCGTACCAGGGGAACCCAGGCTTCCCCAAAGCTGCCAAACTTTTTCTGCTGAAATGGTCGTTCTACAG CTCCATGGTGATCCGCGATCTGACCCTGAGAAGCGCCGCCAGCTTCGGTTCGTTCCACTTAATCCGCCTGCTGTACGATGAGTACATGTATTATCTGATCGAGCACCGCGTGGCACAGGCGCGCGGGGAGACCCCCATTGCCGTCATGGGAGAG